The nucleotide window TCTTTTGGAAGCGTCCTTTTTTTGTCAATCTTATTGACATGGTGATACAGTCTATTTCCAAATGAAGGCGTTCTGCTTTTATGTTACACTTGAAAAAAGGCGGGATTGCCTGCGAAAAGACAGAAATCGTCGCCGGAGTGGTCGAAAGTTCCCAAAAAGGAGGCGTTGCCTTTGCGCATTCTACATACGGCTGACTGGCATCTGGGACGCATCTTTCATCAGGTGCACATGACAGAGGACCAGGCCGATGCGCTGGACAAGTTTATCGACCTGATCAAGGATACGCGACCCCATGCCGTCATTGTCGCCGGCGATATCTATGATCGTTCGGTGCCGCCCGTTGACGCCGTTCGTTTGCTGGACGAGGTGATCACCCGCATCCTTCTTGATCACCGCACGCCGGTCATCATGGTTGCCGGCAACCATGACAGCGCCGACCGGCTCGGGTTTGGCAACCGGCTTTTGGCGGGGCGGGGCTTCCACCTGTTCGGTCGCCTGGATAAAGACATGGCGCCCGTGCTGGTAGAGGATGAAACAGGCCCTATCTGGCTTTGCCCCATCCCCTATGCGGAACCTGCCCTTGTTCGGGAAACCTTTGGATTATCCCCTGAAGCGGTGCGCGGACACAACGAGGCCCTGCGCGTCCTCGCCGAACGCATGATCGCCCGGACGCCCGCCGGCGCGCGCAGGATCGCCGTAGCGCACGCCTTTGTCACCGGCGGCGAGCAGAGTGAATCGGAAAGCTTTCTCACCGTCGGTGGCGCCGGAACGGTAGATAGCAGTATCTTCGAGGGCTTTCACTACACCGCCCTGGGGCACCTGCACCGTCCCCAGCGCTGCGGCGACGACCGGATCCGCTACAGCGGCTCCCTGCTCAAGTACTCCTTCTCCGAAGCGGATCACAAAAAGGGGATCACCTTTGTCGAACTCGATGTCGCCGGGCGTCTCACCGCCTGTGAGTCCATCGCCCTGACGCCCAAGCGAGATGTGCGCCGCATAGAGGGCTGTCTGAAGGATATCCTGGCAGGACCGGCGTCCGGAGAAAACAGCCAGGACTACATGATGGTCACCCTGCTCGATGAGGGAGCGATTCTCGATCCGATCGGCAAGATTCGCCAGGTCTACCCCAATGTGCTTCACATCCAGCGGGCTTTTCTCGAAAAAGGGGGCGGCGCGGCGCCTGTGGGCGATCGCCGGCGGCTGAACGACCTTGACCTGTTCGCCTCCTTTATCGAGCAGGTGACAGGTTCCCCCCTAGACGAAGAAGGGCGACAGGTGGCGGCCGGCGTCATCGATGACGTGCTGGGACGACGCCGGGAGGTGGCCTCATGAGACCGCTGAGACTGACCATGCAGGCCTTCGGACCCTTCGCCGGCGTCCAGGTTGTCGATTTTCATGAACTGGGCGGGCGGTCTCTCTTTCTGATCCACGGCCCCACCGGCGCCGGCAAGACGACCATCCTTGACGCCATCACCTTTGCCCTTTACGGCGACACGAGCGGCGGCGAACGGGAAGGTCGGCAGATGCGCAGCCATCATGCGCCGGCAAAGCTGGAGACAGCGGTCACCTTCGACTTCGCACTGGGCAACGAGGTCTACCGGATCACCCGCAGGCCCGAACAGGAGCGTCCTCGCCTGAAAGGTGAAGGGATGACGGTCATTGCGGCTTCTGCGACACTCTGGCGCCGGACAGGCCTTCCCGGGGGCGACGAGGGGGCCGAAGGCTCAGTCCTGGCTCACCAGCCGAAGCGGGTGAACGAGGAGGTGCAGCGGCTGCTCGGCTTCCGGAGCAGCCAGTTCCGTCAAGTGGTCATCCTCCCGCAGGGCCAGTTCCGCCAACTCCTGATGGCTGGCTCCAAGGAACGGGAAGAGATCTTGGAAAAGCTCTTCCGTACGGAACTGTACCGGCTCATCGAGGAGGCTTTCAAGGACCGCGCAAAAGGGCTGGAAGAAGAAGTGGCGGCGCTGCGCAGAGAACAGCAGTTCATCCTCGTCGAAGCGGGTGTGGAAAAAGCCGAAGCCCTGGCCGAACGGCTGGCGGAACGCCAGCGGGAGCGGGCAAAAAATGCCGGCGCTGTCGAAACATTGACGTCCGGTGTCCAGGCTGCCCGGGATGCCCTGGAGCGGGGGCGGAGGGACAGGGAAAAGCTAGACGAGTGGACGCGGGCTGAAGCGGAACTGGCCCGGTTGTTGAAAGAACAGGATAGCGTCCAGGCAAAGGAAGGCCGTTTGCATCGCGCCCAAAAGGCCCTCAGGCTGACCGACGCGGAAAGCGCGCGCAACAGCCGAAAACAGGAGGCCGAGAGGGAGCGAGAGCGCAGCGCCCGCCGTAACGACGAATATCAGAAAGCCTCCTTCCGAAAAAAACTGGCCGACGAGCGGCTCGCTGCGGAACTGGCCAGGCAGAATGAGCGGGATGCGGCGCAAAAACG belongs to Heliomicrobium undosum and includes:
- a CDS encoding exonuclease SbcCD subunit D, which encodes MRILHTADWHLGRIFHQVHMTEDQADALDKFIDLIKDTRPHAVIVAGDIYDRSVPPVDAVRLLDEVITRILLDHRTPVIMVAGNHDSADRLGFGNRLLAGRGFHLFGRLDKDMAPVLVEDETGPIWLCPIPYAEPALVRETFGLSPEAVRGHNEALRVLAERMIARTPAGARRIAVAHAFVTGGEQSESESFLTVGGAGTVDSSIFEGFHYTALGHLHRPQRCGDDRIRYSGSLLKYSFSEADHKKGITFVELDVAGRLTACESIALTPKRDVRRIEGCLKDILAGPASGENSQDYMMVTLLDEGAILDPIGKIRQVYPNVLHIQRAFLEKGGGAAPVGDRRRLNDLDLFASFIEQVTGSPLDEEGRQVAAGVIDDVLGRRREVAS